The nucleotide sequence CATGAACGGCGAGGTCATCGGCATCAACACCGCGATTCTCTCGCCGACCGGCGGCTCGGTCGGCATCGGCTTCGCGGTGCCCTCCGCCTCGGCCAAGCCCGTGATCGACCAGCTGCGCGAGTTCGGCGAGGTCCGCCGCGGCTGGCTCGGCGTGCGCATCCAGAACGTGGACGACGCGACCGCCGAGGCGCTCGGCCTGAAGGGGGGCGCGCGCGGCGCGCTCGTCGCGGGCGTGGACGAGAAGGGCCCGGCCAAGACGGCGGGCCTCGAGGTTGGCGACGTCATCACCCGCTTCAACGGCAACCCGGTGAAGGCCTCGAGCGACCTGCCCCGCATCGTCGCCTCGACCCCGGTAGGCCAGAAGGTCGACGTGGTCGTGGTGCGCAAGGGCGACGAGCAGACCAAGTCGGTGACCTTGGGCCGCCTGGAGGACAACGAGCGGCCCCAGCTCGCCAACGCCCGCCAGCCCGAGCCCGAGAACGCCGTGCGCCAAGCGCTCGGCCTCAACCTCTCGGGGATGACGGACGAGCTGCGCCGCCGCTTCTCCATCAAGGAGAACGTCAAGGGCGTGGTCGTCACCCGCGTCGACCCGAACTCCACCGCCGCCGACAAGCGCATCCAGCCGGGCGAGGTCATCGTCGAGGTCGGCCAGGAGAGCGTGACCACCCCCGCCGAGGTGACCAAGCGCATCGACGCGCTCAAGAAGGAGGGCCGCAAGTCGGTCCTGCTCCAGGTCGCGGACGCCAAGGGCGACGTGCGCTTCGTCGCGCTCGGCCTCGAATAGGGCATCGCCGGACCGGCAGCTCCGAAACTCGGACGACGAAGGGGCGGGCGGCGGATGACATCCGCCGCCCGCCCCTTCGTATTTTTAATCCCAGCCCACTCCGCGGTTCAGCGAACCTTCATGGCCGATGCCGTTCCATACGGCTCAGTCACCGGAGCTCCCCGCGCGCCCCGGTCCAGCATTCTCCCGAACTGCTGCAACCTCAAACCACGGTTCGCCGCGTGAAGATCGCTGTCATCGCCCATCTCAAGTATCCGATCGGCCAGCCCTACGCGGGCGGCCTCGAGATGCACACCCATCTGATGACGCGGGAGCTTCGGCGCCGCGGGCACGACGTTACGCTCTTCGCCTCCGAGGGCTCCGACCCGGAACTCGCCACCTTCGTCTGCCCGCCGACCGGCGAGGATCTGGGCGATCCGGAGCGCTGGGCCGCGATCGAGGCGGCCGAGCACGCGGCCTATCGCCGGATCCTCGACGCGGTGGCGGCGGGCGGCTTCGACCTCGTGCACAACAATTCCCTGCACGCGCTGCCCCTGCGCGAGAGCGGCCTCTTCGACATCCCCTGGGTGACGGTGCTGCACACGCCGCCCTTCGAGTCCCTCGTCGGCGGGATCGAGGCGGCGCGGCCGGACATGCGCTACCTCGCGGTCTCGCAGACCCTGGCCCGCGAGTGGACCGACCTCATCCCCGCCCTCGACGTCGTGCCGAACGGCATCGATCTCGCCACCTTCCCCTACAGCGCCGAGCCCGACCCCGAGCCGCACGCCTTCTGGTTCGGCCGCATCGTGCCGGAGAAGGGCCTGCACCTCGCGATCGACGCCGCCCGCGAGGCGGGCCTCCGCCTCGTCTTCGCCGGACCGAAGCTCAACCCCGCCTACTGGGAAAGTGAGATCGCGCCGCGGCTCGGGCCCGACCTGCAGCATCTCGGCCACCTCTCGCACCGCGAACTCGCCGCCCATCTCGGCCGTGCCCGGGTGGCGGTGGTGACGCCGCGCTGGGAGGAGCCCTTCGGCCTCGTGGTGGCCGAGGCGATCGCCTGCGGCACACCGGTCGCCGCCTTCCGCCGGGGCGCCATGCCGGAGATCCTCGACGCCTCCTGCGGACGGCTCGCCGAGGCGGACGACCCGAGCGACCTCGCCCGGGCGATCCTGGGCGCGGCGACCCTGAGCCGCCGCGCCTGCCGCGACCGGGTCGAGGCGCATTTCGACGCCGCCGCGATGACCGCGCGCTACGAGGCGGTCTATGTCGAGATGCAAGCGGACTTCTCTGCCGAGCAGGTCGCGCCCCGGCTGCTCCTCAGCGCCGCGGAGTGACCCGGTGAGCGCCGTCGTCTGCATCCCCGCCCGCAACGAGGCGGAGCGGCTGCCGCGCCTGCTCCGCTCGCTCGCCGCGCAGGAAGGGATCTCCGAGGCCGCGCCGCTGCGCGTCGTGATGCTCGCCAACAACTGCGACGACGGTACGCCGGCGATCGTGCGCGGCCTTGCGGGCGCGCTGCCGACCCTGGCGCTGCGCACGATCGAGGCCGCGATCCCGGCGCCCGATGCTCATGTCGGTACCGCCCGCCGGATGGCGCTGGAGGCCGGCGCCGACTGGCTGGCGGCCGACGGTCACGCCGACGGCATCCTGCTCACCACCGACGCCGATGCCTGGGTGCCGCCGAACTGGCTCGCCGCCAACCGCGCCGCCCTGCGGGCGGCGGACGTGGTCGGCGGCCGGCTCGTCATCGACGCCGAGGACGCGGTGCCGCCGGCGCTGGCCGACCTCCACGCCCGGATCGAGCGCTACTGGTCGGGTGTGCGGGCCCTCGAAGACCTGATCGATCCGCCACCGCACGATCCGGCGCCGCGCCACGGCGACCACACCGCCGCGAGCCTCGCGCTCTGGGCCGATCTCTACCGGGCGGTCGGCGGCCTGCCCGCCCTGCCCTGCGGGGAGGACAACGCGCTGGTCGCCCGCCTCACCCGGCAGGGCGCGCGCCTGCGCCACTGCCCGGCCGTCGCGGTCCACGTCTCGGCCCGCCGCGAGGGGCGGGTCAGCGGCGGCATGGCGACCGAGATGGCGCGCCGCGCGGACGCGGTGGCGAGCGGCGGCTCCTACGAGCTGCCCGAGGCCGCGCACTGGCTCGCTCTCATCGAGCGCCGCGCTGCCCTGCGTCAAGTCTGGCGCCGCGGCGAGGCCGCCCGCCGCGCCGCCTGCCTCGGCTTCGGCCTGCCCGCAGAGGCGGTGGCCGAGATCGAGGCCGCGGTCGCGGGCGGCACCTGCCTGAACGACATCGCCTATGTCGAGCGCGTCCACGCGCTGCTGGAAGCCGCGGCCGAGCCTGCCCGTTTCGTTCCCCTCGACGCGGCCGTGGCCGATCTGGAACGGATCGCCCGCACGCTGCGGGCGGCGGCTTAGAACTGCTCCCATTCGCGTTGCACTCGGAAGTGGTTCTAAGTCCTTGTTTTGACGCGCTCTCTTTCGCCGAACCGGCATACGCTTCGGCGGCGAGCGCTCTAGCGCCTCGGACCCATCATGACGCGCCCCATCGGCTACTACGTGCACCACCAGGGCGCCGGGCACTGGCACCGAGCCTGCGCGGTCGCGGGAGCGCTGGACCGCCCCTGCGCATTCCTCGGCACCTTCGCGGGGCTCGACACCGCGGGGGCGCCAGGCACCGTCATCGACCTGCCGGACGACCGGCTGGCTGATGGCTTCGACGGCCAAGACGGCGAGGCCGACCGCCCGCTGAGCTTCCACTACGCGCCGTTAGGCCATTCGGGCCTGCGCGCCAGGATGGCCCGCATCGCCGCCTGGGCGGCCGAAGCCGACCCGGCGCTGCTCGTGGTGGACGTCTCCTGCGAGGTCGCCCTGTTCGCCCGCCTCCTGTCGCTTCCGACCCTGGTGGTGCGGCTCGCCGGAACGCGCACCGACCCGCCGCATCTGGAGGCCTTCCGCAGCGCCGACCGGCTGATTGCCCCTTTTCCCGAGATCCTTGAGAGCGAGACGACCTCCGACTGGGTCCGGGCCAAGACCCACTACGCGGGTTTCCTCGGCCCCGGAGCCCCAGTTCGGGACGGCGGCGACGGTTCGATCGCCGTGGTGTTCGGCCGTGGCGGCGCGGGGGGCGCGCTCGCCGACCTCGCCGCGGCGGCGCGCGCGGTGCCGGACAGGGACTGGCACGTGCTCGGCCCCGTCACGGGCGAGGCCGTGACGCCGCCGAACCTGCACCTGCACGGCTGGGTGCCGGACGTGGAGCCCTGGATCGCGCGGGCGGCGCTGGTCGTGGGAGGAGCGGGCGACGGTGTCGTCGCGACGGTGGCCGCGCGAAGCAAGCGCTTCGTCTGCCTGCCGGAGGAGCGGGGCTACGGCGAGCAGATCGAGAAGGCGCGTGGGTTAGCACGGCTCGGCGCGGCCGTCATGCACGAGGGCTGGCCGGATGCCAGTCGCTGGCGCACGCTCGTCATGGAGGGGTTAGCCCTCGAACCGGCGCGCATCGGCAGCCTCGCCGAGCCCGGTGCGCTCGCCCGGACGGCGGCATTCATCGCGGAGCGGGCAGCCTGGTGGGACAGGCGCGGGGACGCGGCGCAGGCCTAAGGCATTCTCGGATCGACGCGTGCGGAAGCCTGCCGCGGGTGATGCGGCGGGCTTCCGGGTGGATCCCGTCAGGAGATCAGGTCGAGCTTCGCCGCCTCGATGCCGGCGGCGCGGAACGTGTCCGGCAGGGCGGAGAAATCCCGGTACCCGGCCTCGCGCGCCATGGCGTCGAGGGCGGTCTGCTCGTCGTCGGCCGAGCCCGTCCAAAGCACGGCGCCGTTCGACTTCTGCTTGATCTGGAAGATGCTCATTGCACGCCTTCGGGAAGAGTGCTCACGCTGTGCCGTGTCAACGTACCGGCCGACGATGGGTTGCAAGTCCTTGTAGGCGGTCTCCGCCGAGTCCGCGCCGCGTTAACCCGGCCTCAACGGCGTTGGGCCTCGATCCGTGGACACGCCACGCCCGCGGTCCCGTCGAGATCCCGATGCCCCCTGCCGCTCCCCTGACCAAGGCCGAGCTCGCGCTGCTCCCGGCCGATCTTGCCCTGCGTGACGTGATCCGCGGCTGGAGCGTCGCGCTCGCCCAGGAGCGCCGGCTGGCGGGCAACACCGTCGAGGCCTACGCGCGCGACCTGCGCCAGTTCCTGGGATATCTGGAGCGGCGGGGCGGCACCCCGGGCATCGCGGCGATCGTCGCCCTGAAGCCGCGCGACATCCGCGGCTTCATGGCTGCGCGCCGGGCCGACGAGGTCGGCGGACGCTCGCTGATGCGCATGCTCGCGGGGCTGCGCTCCTTCGCCCGCCACCTGGAGCGCGAGGGGCACGGCGTGGTGGCGGCCCTGGGCGCCGTGCGCTCACCGAAGGTGGAGCGCCGCCTGCCGCGCCCGCTCCCGGTCGCCGCTGCCAGGGCACTGACCGATCCGGACCTGCGCGCGGGCGAGGACCGCGAGCCCTGGATCCTCGCCCGCGACGCCGCCGTGCTGGCGCTGCTCTACGGGGCGGGCCTGCGCATCTCGGAGGCGCTCGGCATCCGGCGCGCGGACGCGCCGCTGCCCGGAAGCGATGCCCTGACCGTCGTCGGCAAGGGCGGCAAGCCGCGCATGGTGCCGGTGCTGCCGGTGGTGGCCGAGGCGGTGGCGGACTACCTCGCCGCCTGCCCGCACCCGCTGCCGCCGGACGGGCCACTCTTCGTCGGCGCCCGCGGCGGGCCGCTCTCGGCCCGGATCATCCAGTACGCGGTGGCCAGCGCCCGCGGGGCCCTCGGCCTGCCGGAGAGCGCCACGCCCCACGCGCTCCGGCACTCCTTCGCCACGCACCTGCTGGCCCGGCAGGGCGAGCTGCGCGCGATCCAGGAGCTGCTCGGCCACGCCTCGCTCTCGACGACGCAGCTCTACACGAAGGTCGATGCCGCCCGGCTGATGAGTGCCTTCGAGGCGGCTCATCCCCGGGCGGGGCGGATGCCGGTGCCGCGCCCGCGGGTGGGCGCCGCGTAGGGTAAACCGAGCCCGGGGCGCTGCCCCGGGACCCCGCCGAAGGACCTCCGGCCCTTCGGAAACCCGGTCGTCTTACTCGGCCGCGTTGCGGGCGCCCTGGCCGAAGCGGCGCTCGATATAATCGGTGACGAGGGTCTCGAAATCCTTGGCGAGGTTGGCGCCGCGCAGCGTCGTCGCCTTCTTGCCGTCGATGAAGACCGGGGCGCTCGGGCTCTCGCCGGTCCCGGGCAGCGAGATGCCGATATCGGCGTGCTTCGACTCGCCCGGGCCGTTCACGATGCAGCCCATCACCGCGACGTTGAGGCCCTCGACGCCCGGATAGGTCTTCTTCCACTCCGGCATCGAGCGCGCGATCCAGTTCTGGATGTCGCGGGCGAGTTCCTGGAAGGTGGTCGAGGTGGTGCGCCCGCAGCCCGGGCAGGCGGCCACCAGCGGCACGAAGGTGCGGAAGCCCATGGTCTGCAGCAGTTCCTGCGCGACCTTGACCTCGACCGTGCGGTCGCCGCCTGGCTCCGGCGTCAGCGAGTAGCGGATCGTGTCGCCGATGCCCTCCTGCAGGAGCACGCCGATCGCGGCCGACGCCGCCACGACGCCCTTCGTACCCATGCCCGCCTCGGTGAGGCCGAGATGGATCGCGTAGTCCGAGCGGCGCGCCACCTCGCGGTAGACCGCGATCAGGTCCTGCACCGCCGAGACCTTGGCCGAGAGGATGATCCGGTCCTTCGGCAGGCCCAGATCCTCGGCCCGCTGCGCGGAGGAGAGCGCCGACTGCACCATCGCCTCGCGCATCACCGCGCGCGCGTCGATCGGCCGGGGCGACCGGGCGTTCTCGTCCATCAGGTGGGTGAGGAGTTCGCCGTCGAGCGAGCCCCAGTTGGCGCCGATGCGCACGGTCTTCCCGTACTTGATCGCCTGCTCGATGATGGTCGAGAACTGGGTGTCCTTCTTCTCCTTGAAGCCGACATTGCCCGGGTTGATCCGGTACTTGGCAAGCGCCTCGGCGCAGGCTGGATGGTCGGACAGGAGCTTGTGGCCGATATAGTGGAAGTCGCCGACCAGCGGCACGTGCACGCCGATGCGGTCGAGCCGCTCGCGGATCTTCGGCACGGCGGCGGCCGCCTCGTCGCGGTCGACGGTGAT is from Methylobacterium radiodurans and encodes:
- a CDS encoding DegQ family serine endoprotease; this encodes MNPAPASGRPVLARARGLLAATLIGASVAGAVLPVPAFARGPESLADLAEQVTDAVVNIAASTTVESRSTRSGPQLPPGTPFEDLFEEFFNRRGGRGGGGGESEQPRTQRKSNSLGSGFIIDASGIVVTNNHVIGDANDIQVILHDGTKLKAEIIGKDSKIDLAVLRVKPTAERPLKAVPFGDSEKLRPGDWVMAIGNPFGLGGSVSAGIVSARGRNIESGPYDNYIQTDAAINKGNSGGPLFNMNGEVIGINTAILSPTGGSVGIGFAVPSASAKPVIDQLREFGEVRRGWLGVRIQNVDDATAEALGLKGGARGALVAGVDEKGPAKTAGLEVGDVITRFNGNPVKASSDLPRIVASTPVGQKVDVVVVRKGDEQTKSVTLGRLEDNERPQLANARQPEPENAVRQALGLNLSGMTDELRRRFSIKENVKGVVVTRVDPNSTAADKRIQPGEVIVEVGQESVTTPAEVTKRIDALKKEGRKSVLLQVADAKGDVRFVALGLE
- a CDS encoding glycosyltransferase family 4 protein, translating into MKIAVIAHLKYPIGQPYAGGLEMHTHLMTRELRRRGHDVTLFASEGSDPELATFVCPPTGEDLGDPERWAAIEAAEHAAYRRILDAVAAGGFDLVHNNSLHALPLRESGLFDIPWVTVLHTPPFESLVGGIEAARPDMRYLAVSQTLAREWTDLIPALDVVPNGIDLATFPYSAEPDPEPHAFWFGRIVPEKGLHLAIDAAREAGLRLVFAGPKLNPAYWESEIAPRLGPDLQHLGHLSHRELAAHLGRARVAVVTPRWEEPFGLVVAEAIACGTPVAAFRRGAMPEILDASCGRLAEADDPSDLARAILGAATLSRRACRDRVEAHFDAAAMTARYEAVYVEMQADFSAEQVAPRLLLSAAE
- a CDS encoding glycosyltransferase, giving the protein MSRCKRTSLPSRSRPGCSSAPRSDPVSAVVCIPARNEAERLPRLLRSLAAQEGISEAAPLRVVMLANNCDDGTPAIVRGLAGALPTLALRTIEAAIPAPDAHVGTARRMALEAGADWLAADGHADGILLTTDADAWVPPNWLAANRAALRAADVVGGRLVIDAEDAVPPALADLHARIERYWSGVRALEDLIDPPPHDPAPRHGDHTAASLALWADLYRAVGGLPALPCGEDNALVARLTRQGARLRHCPAVAVHVSARREGRVSGGMATEMARRADAVASGGSYELPEAAHWLALIERRAALRQVWRRGEAARRAACLGFGLPAEAVAEIEAAVAGGTCLNDIAYVERVHALLEAAAEPARFVPLDAAVADLERIARTLRAAA
- a CDS encoding glycosyltransferase — protein: MTRPIGYYVHHQGAGHWHRACAVAGALDRPCAFLGTFAGLDTAGAPGTVIDLPDDRLADGFDGQDGEADRPLSFHYAPLGHSGLRARMARIAAWAAEADPALLVVDVSCEVALFARLLSLPTLVVRLAGTRTDPPHLEAFRSADRLIAPFPEILESETTSDWVRAKTHYAGFLGPGAPVRDGGDGSIAVVFGRGGAGGALADLAAAARAVPDRDWHVLGPVTGEAVTPPNLHLHGWVPDVEPWIARAALVVGGAGDGVVATVAARSKRFVCLPEERGYGEQIEKARGLARLGAAVMHEGWPDASRWRTLVMEGLALEPARIGSLAEPGALARTAAFIAERAAWWDRRGDAAQA
- a CDS encoding tyrosine recombinase XerC, which encodes MPPAAPLTKAELALLPADLALRDVIRGWSVALAQERRLAGNTVEAYARDLRQFLGYLERRGGTPGIAAIVALKPRDIRGFMAARRADEVGGRSLMRMLAGLRSFARHLEREGHGVVAALGAVRSPKVERRLPRPLPVAAARALTDPDLRAGEDREPWILARDAAVLALLYGAGLRISEALGIRRADAPLPGSDALTVVGKGGKPRMVPVLPVVAEAVADYLAACPHPLPPDGPLFVGARGGPLSARIIQYAVASARGALGLPESATPHALRHSFATHLLARQGELRAIQELLGHASLSTTQLYTKVDAARLMSAFEAAHPRAGRMPVPRPRVGAA
- the ispG gene encoding flavodoxin-dependent (E)-4-hydroxy-3-methylbut-2-enyl-diphosphate synthase — protein: MEAMDAETRPANPLAGTGPEIAGPAPRHRTAGVKVGQGEGAVTVGGGAPIVVQSMTNTDTADIDATVAQVAQLARAGSELVRITVDRDEAAAAVPKIRERLDRIGVHVPLVGDFHYIGHKLLSDHPACAEALAKYRINPGNVGFKEKKDTQFSTIIEQAIKYGKTVRIGANWGSLDGELLTHLMDENARSPRPIDARAVMREAMVQSALSSAQRAEDLGLPKDRIILSAKVSAVQDLIAVYREVARRSDYAIHLGLTEAGMGTKGVVAASAAIGVLLQEGIGDTIRYSLTPEPGGDRTVEVKVAQELLQTMGFRTFVPLVAACPGCGRTTSTTFQELARDIQNWIARSMPEWKKTYPGVEGLNVAVMGCIVNGPGESKHADIGISLPGTGESPSAPVFIDGKKATTLRGANLAKDFETLVTDYIERRFGQGARNAAE